A genomic stretch from Oncorhynchus tshawytscha isolate Ot180627B linkage group LG07, Otsh_v2.0, whole genome shotgun sequence includes:
- the LOC112254553 gene encoding transmembrane protein 88B isoform X2, with translation MCGVDVGLDEGGSGDEDKEQEFWVGEGVKMLPPPLAHSEGSVWGSRRGRCGCVACGAGLLLWNVGVVLVCVLVLMAVFTLVLLPASLLLYVGFLCHSRVLHSHSPFCRYLDDNSCSALIILGFVMMSPLVVVAAAIFCGLLRRLRLLLLFQPITRAWYRGPGLDWGGDVLAWV, from the exons ATGTGTGGGGTGGACGTGGGCCTGGATGAGGGGGGCTCAGGTGACGAGGACAAGGAGCAGGAGTtctgggtgggggagggggtgaagATGCTGCCCCCTCCCCTGGCCCACAGTGAGGGCAGCGTGTGGGGCAGCCGCCGGGGCAGGTGTGGCTGTGTGGCGTGCGGGGCGGGGCTGCTGTTGTGGAACGTGGGCGTGGTCCTGGTGTGTGTCCTGGTCCTGATGGCCGTGTTCACCCTGGTCCTGCTGCCCGCCTCGCTGCTGCTCTACGTCGGCTTCCTCTGCCACTCACGG GTCCTACACTCCCACTCTCCTTTCTGCCGTTACCTCGACGACAACAGTTGCTCCGCCCTTATTATCCTGGGCTTCGTGATGATGTCACCGCtggtggtggtggcggcagcAATCTTCTGTGGGCTGCTCCGGAGGCTGCGGCTCCTCCTGCTGTTTCAGCCAATCACACGCGCCTGGTACCGTGGACCGGGCTTGGACTGGGGAGGCGACGTCCTTGCTTGGGTCTGA
- the LOC112254553 gene encoding transmembrane protein 88B isoform X1, producing the protein MSHLSVNSTRACTGNTANKQPMSKRWQTRKYHLILTYSGVWKHLLLFWGQQFERRLLRQSDRDTRVRMCGVDVGLDEGGSGDEDKEQEFWVGEGVKMLPPPLAHSEGSVWGSRRGRCGCVACGAGLLLWNVGVVLVCVLVLMAVFTLVLLPASLLLYVGFLCHSRVLHSHSPFCRYLDDNSCSALIILGFVMMSPLVVVAAAIFCGLLRRLRLLLLFQPITRAWYRGPGLDWGGDVLAWV; encoded by the exons ATGTCCCATCTGTCGGTTAACAGTACCAGAGCCTGTACAGGTAACACTGCCAACAAGCAGCCTATGTCCAAGAGATGG CAAACGAGGAAATATCATCTTATTCTGACATACTCTGGAGTTTGGAAGCACCTGCTCCTGTTCTGGGGTCAACAATTTGAAAGGAGACTTCTGAGGCAAAGCGACAGAGACACCAGAGTGAG GATGTGTGGGGTGGACGTGGGCCTGGATGAGGGGGGCTCAGGTGACGAGGACAAGGAGCAGGAGTtctgggtgggggagggggtgaagATGCTGCCCCCTCCCCTGGCCCACAGTGAGGGCAGCGTGTGGGGCAGCCGCCGGGGCAGGTGTGGCTGTGTGGCGTGCGGGGCGGGGCTGCTGTTGTGGAACGTGGGCGTGGTCCTGGTGTGTGTCCTGGTCCTGATGGCCGTGTTCACCCTGGTCCTGCTGCCCGCCTCGCTGCTGCTCTACGTCGGCTTCCTCTGCCACTCACGG GTCCTACACTCCCACTCTCCTTTCTGCCGTTACCTCGACGACAACAGTTGCTCCGCCCTTATTATCCTGGGCTTCGTGATGATGTCACCGCtggtggtggtggcggcagcAATCTTCTGTGGGCTGCTCCGGAGGCTGCGGCTCCTCCTGCTGTTTCAGCCAATCACACGCGCCTGGTACCGTGGACCGGGCTTGGACTGGGGAGGCGACGTCCTTGCTTGGGTCTGA